One segment of Candidatus Zixiibacteriota bacterium DNA contains the following:
- a CDS encoding DUF2914 domain-containing protein: MKVLLFALCLSGLMLPATAPAQSNQTTAPDDTAQADVMISSLTATAVVASGVVEREPVGEAAEFPVTTERIYLWTLVTGATDSTEITHVWFMDTSLVQTINLPVKSSPWRTWSYKTLAPEMVGNWRVEVRGPAGEPLAEKTFTVTSQTAADSTTVQ, from the coding sequence ATGAAAGTCCTCCTGTTTGCACTCTGTCTTTCCGGTCTCATGCTTCCGGCAACGGCCCCTGCTCAATCAAACCAGACGACTGCTCCCGACGATACGGCGCAAGCCGACGTGATGATTTCCTCGCTGACCGCCACAGCCGTCGTCGCGTCGGGAGTCGTGGAACGGGAACCTGTCGGCGAGGCCGCCGAGTTTCCGGTCACCACGGAACGCATCTATCTGTGGACATTGGTAACGGGGGCGACCGACAGCACCGAGATCACCCATGTCTGGTTCATGGATACGTCGTTGGTTCAGACGATCAACCTGCCGGTCAAATCCAGTCCGTGGCGCACATGGAGCTACAAGACTCTTGCGCCGGAGATGGTCGGTAACTGGCGAGTGGAAGTCCGCGGACCGGCCGGCGAGCCGCTGGCCGAAAAGACGTTTACGGTAACGTCCCAAACGGCCGCCGACTCCACGACCGTTCAATAG
- a CDS encoding M48 family metalloprotease — MRWNRTVSDRGVMMRLRFSSWAARLGVLALALTAVGCVVFGCYVNPATGKEQFSLYSESQEVSMGRDADPQIVASMGAYQDSSVQAYVARVGRELAAVSERPGLPWTFRVIDDPVVNAFAVPGGYIYITRGIMAHLTSEAQLAGVVGHEIGHVTARHSVTQMTKQQLLQIGVGVGVMLEPKLQKYSGLIGSGMQLLFLKFSRDDEKQADDLGLRYMIRDGNDPREMDDIFAMLQRVSGGSGGGRIPEWMSTHPDPENRVGRIQRALDTMSINYSATTVGRDQYLRTIDGLMYGQNPREGFFEGTAFYHPDMAFQFLFPEGWQTYNDKQGVIAASPEQDALVQITLASGSSPQAAANGFFSQQGISAGAVQSTTINGLSAVGGDFQAATDQGTLAGNATFIAHSGLVFQILGYTALEGWSNYSSTVRSSIRSFARLSDQSKLSMQPMRLKIEAAPQAMTLNEFHRRYPSVVSLDEVALINQLEPTTRLASGQLVKRVVR, encoded by the coding sequence ATGCGGTGGAATCGTACCGTCTCGGATCGCGGCGTGATGATGCGCCTTCGATTCTCGTCCTGGGCAGCCCGACTCGGCGTCCTCGCACTGGCGTTGACAGCGGTGGGCTGTGTCGTATTCGGCTGTTATGTCAATCCCGCGACCGGCAAGGAGCAGTTCAGCCTCTATAGCGAGTCGCAGGAGGTATCGATGGGGCGCGACGCCGATCCCCAGATAGTCGCCTCGATGGGCGCCTACCAGGATTCATCGGTGCAGGCGTATGTCGCCCGAGTCGGCCGCGAACTCGCCGCCGTCTCCGAAAGACCGGGGCTCCCGTGGACGTTTCGGGTAATCGACGATCCGGTCGTGAATGCCTTTGCCGTACCCGGCGGTTACATATATATAACCCGCGGAATCATGGCCCATCTTACCAGTGAAGCGCAGTTGGCCGGTGTGGTCGGCCACGAAATCGGCCACGTGACCGCCCGCCACTCCGTGACGCAGATGACCAAACAGCAATTGCTGCAAATCGGCGTCGGGGTCGGCGTCATGCTCGAACCAAAACTCCAGAAATACTCCGGCCTGATCGGGTCCGGAATGCAGTTGCTCTTTTTGAAGTTCAGCCGCGACGACGAAAAGCAGGCCGATGATCTCGGCTTGCGCTACATGATCCGCGACGGCAACGACCCGCGTGAGATGGACGACATATTCGCCATGCTGCAGCGAGTCAGCGGCGGTTCGGGCGGCGGCCGCATTCCCGAGTGGATGTCGACCCACCCGGACCCCGAGAACCGGGTCGGACGCATCCAGCGCGCGCTGGATACCATGTCGATCAATTACAGCGCCACCACTGTCGGCCGGGATCAGTACCTTCGGACAATCGACGGCCTCATGTATGGACAAAATCCGAGGGAGGGCTTCTTCGAGGGCACGGCCTTCTACCATCCCGACATGGCGTTCCAGTTCCTGTTTCCCGAGGGCTGGCAGACCTACAACGACAAGCAGGGTGTGATTGCCGCCAGTCCCGAGCAGGATGCGTTGGTTCAGATCACGCTTGCCTCCGGTAGCTCACCGCAGGCCGCCGCCAACGGGTTTTTCTCCCAACAGGGTATTTCCGCCGGCGCGGTGCAGTCGACCACGATCAACGGGTTATCGGCCGTAGGCGGTGATTTTCAGGCCGCGACCGACCAGGGGACGCTGGCCGGAAACGCCACGTTTATCGCACACAGCGGCCTCGTGTTCCAGATTCTCGGATATACCGCGCTGGAAGGCTGGTCGAACTACAGCTCAACCGTTCGGTCATCCATTCGGAGTTTCGCCCGATTGTCGGACCAGAGCAAGCTTTCGATGCAACCGATGCGGCTCAAGATTGAAGCCGCGCCGCAGGCGATGACGCTGAATGAGTTCCACCGCCGTTATCCGTCGGTCGTCTCACTGGACGAGGTCGCACTGATTAATCAATTGGAACCGACCACCCGGCTTGCCTCCGGTCAGCTGGTGAAGCGGGTAGTGCGCTGA
- a CDS encoding SemiSWEET transporter: MDTMTIIGFLAGTLTTVSFLPQLVKAWRTRSTGDISLAMYVVFVLGVFLWLVYGIFLASLPVIAANAITLVIAIVILLLKIRYR; this comes from the coding sequence ATGGACACCATGACAATCATCGGCTTCCTTGCCGGGACGCTGACCACGGTATCGTTTCTTCCGCAGCTCGTCAAAGCCTGGCGGACCCGTTCTACCGGGGATATTTCGCTGGCAATGTATGTGGTCTTCGTATTGGGCGTCTTCCTTTGGCTGGTATACGGCATATTCCTGGCTTCCCTGCCGGTAATCGCAGCGAATGCCATCACGTTGGTCATCGCCATTGTCATTCTGCTGCTGAAGATCCGGTATCGGTGA